In Hyphomicrobiales bacterium, a single window of DNA contains:
- a CDS encoding MmcB family DNA repair protein: protein MTHSSLILPVDGRQSETALSVQRGVCRLMREHGFAVITEFSLASGRRADVFGIRQDGFIWIAEIKSCPEDYKADQKWPEYRDYCDRFSFAIPLAMDAAIIPLEAGLVVADHYGAEIIRLTEDHPLHASRRKAVTLQFGRAAAQRLHGLYDPLEM from the coding sequence ATGACACATAGCAGCCTCATCCTTCCCGTTGACGGCCGGCAATCGGAAACGGCGCTTTCGGTGCAGCGTGGCGTCTGCCGTCTCATGCGCGAGCACGGCTTTGCCGTGATCACCGAGTTCTCGCTTGCAAGCGGGCGGAGGGCCGATGTCTTCGGCATCCGGCAGGACGGCTTCATCTGGATCGCCGAGATCAAGTCGTGCCCCGAAGATTACAAGGCGGACCAGAAATGGCCGGAATACCGCGACTATTGCGACCGGTTCTCCTTCGCCATTCCGCTGGCAATGGATGCAGCCATCATTCCGTTGGAAGCGGGGCTTGTGGTGGCGGATCACTATGGTGCGGAAATCATCCGCCTGACGGAAGACCACCCCCTGCACGCCTCGCGCCGCAAGGCCGTCACGCTCCAGTTCGGCCGCGCCGCCGCCCAGCGGCTGCACGGGCTATACGATCCGCTGGAGATGTAG
- a CDS encoding antibiotic acetyltransferase produces the protein MDSTRQPQRHSPQATRDGRPRVHATAQVRACELGRFTDVAERAVLAECTIGDYSYVERGVEAIYSDIGKFCAIAANARLNALDHPLDRISQHKITYRPNEYFLGARIDKEFRAQRQARRVSVGHDVWVGHGAIIMPGISIGHGAVVAAGAVVTKDVPPYAVVGGVAANLIRWRFEEPIRTRIIALGWWDWDHDRLAQAVDDMRTLSVEAFLDKHDT, from the coding sequence ATGGATTCCACCCGCCAGCCCCAGCGTCATTCTCCGCAGGCCACGCGCGACGGACGCCCGCGCGTCCACGCCACGGCGCAGGTGCGTGCCTGCGAACTCGGACGCTTCACCGACGTGGCGGAGCGGGCCGTGCTCGCCGAATGTACCATCGGCGACTACTCGTACGTGGAGCGGGGCGTTGAGGCGATCTACAGTGACATCGGCAAGTTCTGCGCCATCGCCGCCAATGCACGGCTGAACGCACTCGACCATCCGCTTGATCGCATCTCGCAACACAAGATCACCTACCGCCCCAACGAATATTTTCTGGGCGCGCGCATCGACAAGGAATTCCGGGCGCAAAGGCAGGCGCGCCGCGTTTCGGTCGGTCATGACGTCTGGGTCGGCCATGGCGCCATCATCATGCCGGGGATTTCGATCGGCCATGGTGCCGTGGTGGCGGCGGGTGCGGTGGTGACGAAGGACGTGCCGCCCTACGCCGTTGTCGGTGGCGTTGCCGCCAATCTCATCCGCTGGCGCTTTGAAGAACCCATCCGTACACGGATCATTGCGCTGGGCTGGTGGGACTGGGACCACGACCGCCTGGCACAGGCCGTGGACGATATGCGCACCCTCAGCGTGGAGGCGTTCCTGGACAAGCATGACACATAG
- the rpmB gene encoding 50S ribosomal protein L28 translates to MSRRCEFTGKGWLSGNQVSHANNKTKTRFMPNLCDVTLMSDALGNSYSFRISAHALKTVEHRGGLDSYLLKAKNDELSAKALKLKRAIAKKVDGQKAA, encoded by the coding sequence ATGTCGCGCCGCTGCGAATTCACAGGCAAGGGTTGGCTTTCGGGCAACCAGGTGAGCCACGCCAACAACAAGACCAAGACGCGCTTCATGCCCAACCTGTGCGACGTCACGCTCATGTCGGATGCGCTGGGCAACTCGTATTCGTTCCGCATCAGCGCCCATGCGCTGAAGACGGTGGAACACCGCGGCGGTCTCGACTCTTACCTGCTCAAGGCGAAGAACGACGAACTGTCCGCCAAGGCCCTCAAGCTGAAGCGCGCCATCGCCAAGAAGGTCGACGGCCAGAAGGCCGCCTGA
- a CDS encoding RNA-binding S4 domain-containing protein codes for MKHRSDAQALVEGGGVRVNRVRVLKGSHAVRANDVLTIAVHGHVSAVRVVAEAERRGPPAAARQLYETVSGLAHEGAAQKQDATPPPVC; via the coding sequence GTGAAGCATCGTTCTGATGCGCAAGCGCTGGTGGAAGGAGGCGGCGTGCGGGTGAACCGCGTGCGGGTGCTCAAGGGAAGCCACGCCGTCAGGGCAAATGACGTGCTCACCATTGCTGTGCATGGTCATGTGTCTGCCGTCAGGGTTGTGGCCGAGGCCGAACGCCGCGGACCGCCTGCTGCGGCCCGCCAGCTTTACGAAACTGTCAGCGGTCTTGCGCATGAGGGTGCGGCGCAAAAACAGGATGCAACCCCGCCCCCTGTCTGCTAG
- a CDS encoding ferredoxin family protein produces the protein MTYIVVENCIKCKYMDCVEVCPVDCFYEGENMLVIHPDECIDCGVCEPECPAEAIKPDTEPGLEKWLKLNTEYATKWPNITVKRDPPADAKEQDGKPGKLTLFSPNPGTGD, from the coding sequence ATGACCTATATTGTCGTCGAGAACTGCATCAAGTGTAAGTACATGGACTGCGTGGAGGTCTGCCCGGTGGACTGCTTCTACGAGGGTGAGAACATGCTGGTGATCCACCCCGACGAATGCATCGATTGCGGCGTGTGCGAACCCGAGTGCCCCGCCGAGGCGATCAAGCCCGACACCGAGCCAGGCCTCGAAAAGTGGCTGAAGCTCAACACCGAATACGCCACCAAGTGGCCGAACATCACCGTGAAGCGTGATCCGCCTGCCGACGCCAAGGAGCAGGACGGCAAGCCCGGCAAGCTGACGTTGTTCTCTCCCAATCCGGGCACGGGCGACTGA
- a CDS encoding CarD family transcriptional regulator, translating to MVTKKKTAVKTKAKPVAKAAHKPVAKAAVKAKPKAVVKPAPKAAAKVAPKAAAKPAAKVAVKPAAAKPAPAVKPAAAKPAAAPVAAHKPVAAAPAKPAAAPAAKKQIFKVGELVVYPAHGVGRITNVEEQEIAGVKLELYIVDFEKEKLRLKVPTNRAEQKGMRHLADRVMIETAMKVIRGRARIKRTMWSRRAQEYDAKINSGDMIAVAEVIRDLYRSERQPEQSYSERQLFEQALARFARELAAVRKVDEDQCVKELEDYLARNAKRGAATGEKAEDEAADEAA from the coding sequence ATGGTCACGAAAAAGAAAACGGCAGTGAAGACAAAGGCTAAGCCGGTTGCCAAGGCCGCGCACAAGCCGGTGGCGAAGGCTGCGGTGAAGGCCAAGCCGAAGGCTGTTGTGAAGCCCGCGCCCAAGGCCGCCGCGAAGGTGGCGCCGAAGGCCGCCGCCAAACCCGCCGCCAAGGTTGCGGTGAAGCCGGCTGCGGCCAAGCCCGCGCCCGCCGTGAAGCCTGCTGCGGCCAAGCCTGCTGCGGCTCCCGTTGCCGCCCACAAGCCCGTGGCTGCGGCACCGGCCAAGCCTGCCGCGGCCCCTGCGGCCAAGAAGCAGATCTTCAAGGTCGGTGAACTGGTGGTCTACCCCGCCCATGGCGTTGGCCGGATCACCAATGTCGAGGAACAGGAAATCGCCGGCGTTAAGCTCGAACTCTACATCGTGGACTTCGAGAAGGAAAAGCTCCGCCTCAAAGTTCCGACCAACCGCGCCGAGCAGAAGGGCATGCGCCACCTCGCCGACCGCGTGATGATCGAGACCGCGATGAAGGTCATCCGTGGCCGCGCCCGCATCAAGCGGACCATGTGGTCGCGCCGTGCCCAGGAATATGATGCAAAGATCAACTCCGGTGACATGATCGCCGTCGCCGAGGTGATCCGCGATCTTTACCGCTCCGAACGCCAGCCCGAGCAGTCCTATTCCGAACGCCAGCTTTTCGAGCAGGCTCTCGCCCGCTTCGCCCGCGAACTCGCGGCGGTGCGCAAGGTCGATGAAGACCAGTGCGTGAAGGAACTGGAGGACTATCTCGCCCGCAACGCCAAGCGTGGCGCCGCAACCGGCGAAAAGGCGGAAGACGAAGCCGCCGACGAAGCCGCATAA
- a CDS encoding efflux RND transporter periplasmic adaptor subunit: MPLVALNQIARLKVSLSVPERYFTALSVGQEVDVTADAVPGSTFKATITAINPVIDVNGRALQVQATLDNSALALRPGMLVRAAVLGASRNSVTVTEAAIVPQGKDAVVFAVQDGKASRRVVITGQRRDGWVEITSGLDAGTQVVSAGATRLADGAAVKVAAPATAE; the protein is encoded by the coding sequence ATGCCGCTTGTCGCGCTGAACCAGATCGCCCGGCTCAAGGTCAGCCTCAGCGTGCCCGAGCGCTATTTCACCGCCCTCTCCGTGGGGCAAGAGGTGGATGTCACCGCCGATGCGGTACCGGGTTCCACTTTCAAGGCCACGATCACCGCCATCAATCCCGTGATCGACGTGAACGGCCGGGCCCTGCAGGTGCAGGCCACGCTCGACAACAGTGCGCTGGCGCTTCGGCCCGGCATGCTGGTGCGCGCCGCCGTGCTGGGCGCCAGCCGCAACAGCGTCACCGTCACCGAGGCGGCCATCGTGCCGCAGGGCAAGGATGCGGTGGTCTTCGCCGTGCAGGATGGAAAGGCGTCGCGCCGCGTGGTCATCACCGGCCAGCGCCGCGATGGCTGGGTCGAGATCACCTCAGGGCTGGATGCCGGAACGCAGGTCGTCTCCGCTGGCGCCACGCGCCTGGCGGATGGTGCAGCTGTGAAAGTCGCGGCCCCCGCGACGGCGGAGTGA
- a CDS encoding M15 family metallopeptidase encodes MAIGAAAGAIIRVLSFLAAAFLVLPVPCASAQDATTATISAIPDAVWADMQGKSYNPRIKGCAQRKDLRLLTLPYRDFAGMTHKGQMIVHRRVAADVRDVFVTLFRTKSFAIDKMVPVDAYGGDDDASMADNNTSGYNCRKASGSSRLSSHARGIAIDVNPLINPYVWRKGTSPPGGHAWDEPAERVAQRGQAGLILPDSAIVGAFKAKGWVWGGTWTSSKDYQHFSADGR; translated from the coding sequence GTGGCAATTGGCGCGGCGGCAGGGGCGATCATCCGTGTGCTGAGTTTCCTTGCGGCTGCCTTTCTGGTCCTCCCGGTCCCCTGTGCATCTGCGCAAGATGCGACCACGGCAACGATCTCCGCCATCCCCGATGCGGTGTGGGCGGACATGCAGGGCAAGTCCTACAATCCGCGCATCAAGGGTTGTGCGCAGCGGAAGGACTTGCGTTTGCTCACCCTCCCCTATCGTGATTTCGCGGGCATGACGCACAAGGGCCAGATGATCGTTCACCGTCGCGTTGCGGCCGATGTGCGGGACGTGTTCGTCACACTGTTCCGCACCAAATCCTTCGCGATCGACAAGATGGTTCCGGTCGATGCCTACGGCGGTGATGATGACGCCTCCATGGCGGACAACAACACTTCGGGATACAATTGCCGGAAGGCCTCCGGCTCATCTCGCCTGTCGTCGCATGCACGCGGCATCGCCATTGACGTCAACCCGCTCATCAACCCCTATGTCTGGCGGAAGGGCACGTCGCCGCCCGGGGGCCACGCCTGGGATGAGCCGGCAGAGCGCGTGGCCCAGCGCGGGCAGGCCGGCCTCATCCTGCCGGACAGCGCCATCGTCGGCGCCTTCAAGGCAAAGGGCTGGGTGTGGGGCGGAACATGGACGTCGTCCAAGGACTATCAGCATTTCTCCGCCGACGGACGGTGA
- a CDS encoding co-chaperone GroES, with amino-acid sequence MKFRPLHDRVVVKRVDEDTKTKGGIIIPETAQEKPMQGEIIAVGPGGRDESGKLIPLDLKKGDRVLFGKWSGTEVKIDGQELLIMKESDIMGVMEK; translated from the coding sequence ATGAAGTTCCGTCCGTTGCACGACCGCGTCGTCGTCAAGCGCGTCGACGAAGACACCAAGACCAAGGGTGGCATCATCATCCCGGAAACCGCCCAGGAGAAGCCGATGCAGGGCGAGATCATCGCCGTCGGCCCCGGTGGCCGCGACGAGAGCGGCAAGCTGATCCCGCTCGACCTCAAGAAGGGCGACCGGGTGCTGTTCGGCAAATGGTCCGGCACCGAAGTGAAGATCGACGGTCAGGAGCTCCTGATCATGAAGGAATCCGACATCATGGGCGTGATGGAGAAGTGA
- the cadA gene encoding cadmium-translocating P-type ATPase: protein MAEAPVTTRFFVKGMDCASCVSKIETAVRRIPGASDVRVGLQSETLSVQLQSEEAKQAVRAAVRSLGYDVSDVSPGGVPPAPSAHHHPDGDGHDHRDHDHGAADHADDAAGHSDHGEAIEGAWWRSQRGLLVLATGALIGLAYAANTAAPRAGMALFLLACAVGTAPVALRALTALRYGSVFTIEMLMTIAVAGALWLGAVEEAAIVVALFAVGELLEGVAAGRARSGIKALATLAPNTALVETVQGVTEQPISGIAIGSIIVVRPGDRIAADGTIVSGTSSVDQSALTGESLPLTRGPGEAVFAGSINAEAVLRVRVDKPAQDTLIARVARLVEEAADAKAPSQRFIDQFAKWYMPLICILALAVAVLPPLGWGEAWPTWIYRGLTLLLIGCPCALVISTPASIASSLAAGARRGLLVKGGGVLEAIGKVQQIAFDKTGTLTRGTPVVTDVVTLAGDSEKDILRLAATVESASSHPLAVAIVARARDTGIVFDTIPSVAVPGKGISATVEGKNVMIGAAARIGITAPDILARAAALEAGGKSVSAILVNGTAVGLIALRDEPREDAVEGIRRIRALGLRPVMLTGDNRANAEAVGALLGMEVRAELLPEDKLAVIRERAALGGIAKVGDGINDAPALAAATVGIAMGSGTDVALEAADAAVLNNRVGDVATLISLSRQTMSVIRQNVALALGLKGLFLVTTVIGATGLWIAILADTGATVLVTLNALRLLRMRIP, encoded by the coding sequence ATGGCAGAGGCACCCGTGACGACGCGCTTCTTCGTGAAGGGCATGGATTGCGCGTCCTGCGTGAGCAAGATCGAGACGGCGGTGCGCCGCATTCCCGGCGCTTCCGATGTGCGTGTGGGTTTACAATCTGAAACGCTCAGCGTGCAGCTGCAGTCGGAAGAGGCGAAGCAGGCGGTGAGGGCAGCGGTGCGTTCACTGGGCTATGATGTCTCCGACGTAAGCCCCGGTGGAGTGCCGCCCGCGCCATCGGCTCATCACCACCCTGACGGCGATGGCCATGACCATCGCGATCACGACCATGGCGCTGCTGATCATGCCGATGATGCTGCTGGGCATTCCGATCATGGTGAGGCCATCGAAGGGGCGTGGTGGAGATCGCAGCGGGGGCTGCTCGTTCTCGCTACGGGGGCGTTGATCGGTTTGGCTTATGCGGCGAACACCGCCGCACCGCGCGCGGGCATGGCGCTCTTCCTGCTGGCGTGTGCCGTGGGCACGGCGCCGGTGGCACTGCGCGCTCTCACCGCGCTCCGCTATGGTTCCGTCTTCACCATCGAGATGCTGATGACCATCGCCGTGGCGGGCGCCCTGTGGCTTGGGGCGGTGGAGGAAGCGGCAATCGTCGTGGCGCTGTTCGCAGTGGGTGAATTGCTGGAGGGCGTTGCCGCAGGCCGGGCCCGCTCCGGCATCAAGGCGCTGGCTACCCTGGCACCGAACACGGCGCTGGTGGAAACGGTACAAGGTGTCACGGAACAGCCGATCTCCGGGATTGCCATCGGCAGCATCATTGTCGTGCGACCCGGAGACCGGATTGCGGCGGACGGCACCATTGTGTCGGGTACGTCTTCCGTCGATCAATCTGCGCTGACGGGTGAATCGCTTCCGCTCACCCGCGGGCCGGGCGAAGCTGTCTTCGCGGGCTCGATCAATGCCGAGGCCGTCCTGCGGGTGCGTGTGGACAAGCCGGCGCAGGACACACTCATCGCGCGGGTTGCGCGCCTTGTCGAGGAAGCCGCCGATGCCAAGGCGCCATCGCAGCGCTTCATCGACCAGTTTGCCAAATGGTACATGCCGCTCATCTGTATCCTGGCGCTCGCCGTGGCGGTGCTGCCGCCGCTGGGCTGGGGCGAGGCCTGGCCCACGTGGATCTATCGCGGCCTCACGCTCCTTCTCATCGGCTGTCCTTGCGCGCTGGTGATCTCCACGCCTGCCTCGATTGCGTCCTCCCTTGCGGCTGGGGCGCGGCGGGGCCTGCTGGTGAAGGGTGGTGGCGTGCTGGAGGCCATCGGCAAAGTTCAGCAGATTGCCTTCGACAAGACCGGCACGTTGACGCGCGGCACGCCGGTCGTGACAGACGTCGTGACCCTCGCAGGTGACAGCGAGAAGGACATCCTGCGCCTCGCCGCCACGGTGGAATCCGCCTCGTCGCATCCGCTTGCGGTGGCGATCGTGGCTCGGGCCCGGGACACAGGCATTGTGTTTGACACCATCCCGTCCGTTGCCGTTCCCGGCAAGGGCATTTCCGCAACGGTTGAGGGCAAGAACGTGATGATCGGCGCAGCCGCCCGCATCGGCATCACGGCTCCGGACATCCTCGCGCGCGCCGCCGCGCTGGAAGCCGGGGGCAAGAGTGTTTCCGCAATTCTCGTGAACGGCACGGCCGTGGGCTTGATTGCGCTGCGCGATGAGCCACGGGAGGATGCTGTGGAGGGCATCCGCCGGATCAGGGCGCTGGGCCTTCGCCCTGTCATGCTCACCGGTGACAATCGCGCCAATGCAGAGGCCGTCGGCGCCCTGCTCGGCATGGAAGTGAGGGCCGAATTGTTGCCGGAAGACAAGCTCGCCGTGATCCGGGAACGTGCCGCGCTGGGCGGCATTGCCAAGGTGGGCGACGGCATCAACGATGCGCCCGCCCTCGCTGCCGCCACCGTGGGCATTGCCATGGGCTCCGGCACCGACGTGGCACTGGAAGCCGCTGACGCCGCCGTGCTCAACAACCGCGTGGGCGATGTGGCGACGCTCATCTCGCTGTCGCGCCAGACCATGTCCGTCATCCGCCAGAACGTGGCGCTGGCGCTGGGGCTGAAGGGCCTGTTCCTGGTGACAACGGTGATCGGCGCCACGGGCCTGTGGATCGCCATCCTCGCCGACACCGGCGCCACTGTGCTGGTCACATTGAATGCGCTCCGCCTGTTGCGGATGCGCATTCCGTAA
- a CDS encoding DUF2130 domain-containing protein, whose protein sequence is MTQHNEPQIICPNCKSEVKLTESLAAPLLAATRADYEKRMQAQADMLARDKAELQQQQSKLAHAQAHVEEQVAARLEEQKAALVAMEQKRIRSTLDFEMKQQAEAMAELKGLLQLREQKLAEAQKQQAAFMAKERALEDQKRELELTVARRVEADSAAIRAKAQAEAEQAMRLKVSEKEETIAGMQRQIEDLKRRAEQGSQQLQGEVLELDFEQQLQHRFPMDRVAPVPKGEIGADLVQEVTTQSGQVAGVIIWELKRARNWSDGWLPKLRDDQRNLPADMAVLVSAALPKGVERLDVVETVHVVHPREALALATVLRAHLLDIARVRQQQAGQSGKMEQMYDYLTGPHFKHRVDAIIENFRAQQKDLEKEKTFMLRQWAKREKHIFNVLEATSGMYGDMQGIAGSGMAAIAALDHLDDEEDAL, encoded by the coding sequence ATGACCCAGCACAATGAACCGCAGATCATTTGTCCCAATTGCAAGTCCGAGGTGAAGCTCACGGAGTCGTTGGCAGCGCCTCTGCTGGCCGCCACGCGGGCTGACTATGAAAAGCGCATGCAGGCACAGGCCGACATGCTGGCGCGGGACAAGGCCGAGTTGCAGCAGCAGCAATCGAAGCTCGCCCATGCCCAGGCCCATGTGGAGGAGCAGGTGGCCGCGCGCCTGGAGGAGCAGAAGGCGGCGCTGGTGGCGATGGAGCAGAAGCGCATCCGCTCCACCCTCGACTTCGAGATGAAGCAGCAGGCCGAAGCGATGGCGGAACTGAAAGGCCTTTTGCAACTGCGCGAGCAGAAGCTCGCAGAGGCGCAGAAACAGCAGGCCGCATTCATGGCGAAGGAGCGCGCCCTGGAAGATCAGAAGCGCGAACTGGAACTGACGGTGGCCCGGCGCGTCGAGGCCGACAGTGCGGCGATCCGCGCCAAGGCCCAGGCCGAGGCCGAGCAGGCCATGCGCCTCAAGGTTTCCGAAAAGGAAGAAACAATCGCCGGCATGCAACGCCAGATCGAAGACCTGAAGCGCCGCGCCGAGCAGGGTTCGCAACAGTTGCAGGGTGAAGTGCTCGAACTCGATTTCGAGCAGCAACTGCAGCACCGCTTCCCCATGGACCGCGTGGCCCCCGTGCCCAAGGGCGAGATCGGCGCCGACCTGGTGCAGGAGGTGACGACGCAAAGCGGGCAGGTCGCCGGTGTCATCATCTGGGAACTGAAGCGCGCCCGGAACTGGAGCGATGGCTGGCTGCCCAAGTTGCGCGATGACCAGCGCAACCTGCCCGCCGACATGGCGGTGCTGGTGTCGGCGGCCTTGCCCAAGGGCGTCGAACGCCTCGACGTGGTTGAGACGGTGCATGTCGTCCATCCCCGCGAGGCACTGGCGCTGGCCACCGTGCTGCGCGCCCACCTGCTCGACATCGCCCGTGTGCGCCAGCAGCAGGCCGGTCAATCGGGCAAGATGGAGCAGATGTACGACTACCTCACCGGGCCGCACTTCAAACACCGGGTCGATGCCATCATCGAAAACTTCCGCGCCCAGCAGAAAGACCTGGAAAAGGAAAAGACCTTCATGCTGCGGCAATGGGCAAAGCGCGAGAAACACATCTTCAACGTGCTGGAAGCAACATCCGGCATGTATGGCGACATGCAGGGGATTGCCGGAAGCGGCATGGCCGCGATCGCGGCACTCGATCACCTCGATGACGAGGAAGACGCGCTCTGA
- a CDS encoding ATP-binding cassette domain-containing protein: MTVSVSIRAAAKSFSTYPALKGVSLEVAPGELVALLGPSGSGKTTLLRAVAGLECLDAGDVFFGDANASGLSLRERRIGFVFQHYALFRHMSVMDNIAFGLRARPRGSRPGEGDIRARVFELLSLVQLAGLESRYPAQLSGGQRQRVALARALAIEPRVLLLDEPFGALDAKVRKDLRRWLRSLHEKTGHTTLFVTHDQDEAFELADRIAILNRGAIEQVGTPADILSRPATPFVRDFIADVSPAALRKPNLTWLRDVRASAAQ; this comes from the coding sequence ATGACTGTTTCTGTTTCCATCCGCGCTGCTGCCAAGAGCTTCAGCACCTATCCGGCCCTGAAAGGCGTTTCGCTGGAGGTCGCTCCGGGAGAACTGGTGGCACTGCTCGGCCCTTCGGGTTCCGGCAAGACGACGCTGCTCCGGGCGGTGGCGGGACTCGAATGTCTCGATGCGGGCGATGTCTTCTTCGGCGATGCCAATGCTTCGGGACTGTCGCTGCGCGAGCGACGCATCGGCTTTGTCTTCCAGCACTACGCGCTGTTCCGGCACATGAGCGTGATGGACAACATCGCCTTCGGCCTCCGCGCCCGGCCGCGCGGGTCACGGCCGGGGGAAGGTGACATTCGTGCGCGCGTGTTTGAACTGTTGTCGCTGGTGCAGCTGGCGGGACTCGAGTCGCGCTACCCGGCGCAACTCTCCGGCGGCCAGCGGCAGCGGGTGGCACTGGCCCGCGCGCTTGCCATCGAACCGCGCGTGCTCCTGCTGGACGAACCCTTCGGGGCGCTCGATGCCAAGGTACGAAAGGATCTGCGCCGCTGGTTGCGGAGCCTGCATGAGAAGACCGGCCACACCACCCTTTTCGTCACCCACGACCAGGACGAGGCCTTCGAACTCGCCGACCGCATCGCCATCCTCAACAGGGGTGCTATCGAACAAGTGGGAACGCCGGCCGATATTCTCTCACGCCCGGCCACGCCCTTCGTGCGTGACTTCATCGCCGATGTCAGCCCCGCCGCGTTACGAAAACCCAATCTCACCTGGCTGCGGGACGTGCGGGCATCAGCGGCGCAGTAA
- the cysW gene encoding sulfate ABC transporter permease subunit CysW: MADAVQAFPQSRPRIGETSLVRGALILVATMFLAAVLLFPLAIVFLEAFGKGWRVFVDAFLQPDTLAAIRLTLLVAAFTVPFNVVFGLCASWAISKFNFAGKNLLLSLIDLPFSVSPVIAGLIYVLLFGAQGWFGPMLKDWNVQVIFAVPGIVLASVFVTFPFVARELIPLMQSQGTSEEEAALSLGASGWHTFTRVTLPNVKWALLYGVLLCNARTMGEFGAVSVVSGHIRGLTNTMPLHIEILYNEYDFTGAFAVATLLAGLALITLLLKSLLEWRHAGELAAGRN, from the coding sequence ATGGCTGATGCTGTGCAGGCATTTCCCCAATCCCGTCCCCGCATCGGCGAGACATCGCTGGTGCGGGGCGCGCTGATCCTCGTGGCAACCATGTTTCTCGCGGCGGTCCTGCTGTTTCCGCTGGCGATCGTCTTCCTTGAAGCCTTCGGCAAGGGATGGCGTGTCTTTGTGGACGCCTTCCTGCAGCCCGACACGCTTGCCGCCATCCGCCTCACCCTGCTGGTGGCGGCCTTCACGGTGCCGTTCAATGTTGTCTTCGGCCTGTGCGCCAGCTGGGCCATCAGCAAGTTCAACTTTGCCGGAAAGAACCTGCTTCTTTCGCTGATCGACTTGCCATTTTCCGTATCGCCGGTGATTGCGGGCCTCATCTATGTGTTGCTGTTCGGTGCGCAAGGGTGGTTTGGCCCCATGCTCAAGGACTGGAATGTGCAGGTGATCTTTGCCGTGCCCGGCATCGTGCTCGCCTCCGTATTCGTCACCTTCCCCTTTGTTGCGCGCGAACTCATTCCGCTCATGCAGTCGCAAGGCACGTCCGAGGAGGAAGCGGCGCTGTCGCTTGGTGCTTCCGGCTGGCACACATTCACGCGGGTGACCCTGCCCAACGTGAAGTGGGCGTTGCTCTACGGCGTGCTCCTTTGCAACGCCCGCACCATGGGCGAATTCGGCGCCGTCTCGGTGGTGTCCGGACATATTCGCGGCCTCACCAACACGATGCCGCTGCACATCGAGATTCTCTACAACGAGTACGATTTCACCGGTGCCTTCGCCGTCGCCACACTGCTCGCCGGCCTTGCCCTCATCACCCTCCTGCTCAAGTCGCTGCTGGAATGGCGTCATGCCGGCGAACTTGCGGCAGGGCGCAACTAG